Proteins encoded within one genomic window of Cryptosporangium aurantiacum:
- a CDS encoding SIR2 family NAD-dependent protein deacylase, translating to MSQYAVSVTGDAVYFKDWVCRRLRSCSPPRGGDPAEPHSALAGFPLPIYLTTNYDDYMASALAAVNRKAVTGLCPWAATGRSRDDVSLPRDAEFTVPQPLVYHLHGSFHSARTLVVTEDDYLEFMLNLARDQRSQYRRLLPGPLYPAITHRPLLFVGYSLHDWTFRALFHGLFKATARVQWRRHVSIQLLPPLSDRRRETAQHAKTYLERYLAHWNISVYWGTAESFFAELTRRGGTS from the coding sequence GTGAGTCAGTACGCGGTGAGCGTCACCGGCGATGCCGTGTACTTCAAGGACTGGGTCTGCCGGCGGTTACGCAGCTGCTCGCCGCCGCGCGGTGGCGACCCGGCGGAGCCTCACTCGGCTCTGGCGGGGTTCCCGTTACCGATCTACCTCACCACCAACTACGACGACTACATGGCGTCTGCGCTCGCCGCGGTCAACCGGAAGGCGGTGACCGGTTTGTGCCCGTGGGCGGCCACCGGCAGGTCGCGTGACGACGTCAGCCTGCCCCGCGATGCTGAATTCACGGTGCCTCAACCGCTCGTCTATCACCTGCACGGCAGCTTCCACAGTGCACGGACGCTGGTCGTCACCGAGGACGACTACCTCGAATTCATGCTCAACCTGGCACGCGACCAGCGCAGCCAGTACCGGCGACTGCTCCCCGGCCCTCTCTACCCGGCGATTACGCATCGGCCGCTGTTGTTCGTCGGCTACAGCCTGCACGATTGGACGTTCCGGGCGCTGTTCCACGGCTTGTTCAAGGCGACCGCGCGCGTGCAATGGCGGCGGCACGTGAGCATTCAGTTGTTACCGCCGTTGTCGGATCGCCGGAGGGAGACCGCGCAGCACGCGAAGACCTATCTGGAGCGGTATCTCGCGCACTGGAACATCAGCGTCTACTGGGGGACAGCAGAGTCGTTCTTCGCGGAGTTGACCAGACGCGGCGGTACCTCGTGA
- the fxsT gene encoding FxSxx-COOH system tetratricopeptide repeat protein, translating to MTTIAERGTGGGVPAIWGNVPQRNRNFTGRETLLERLRDQMSGDQDVTAVLQQALQGLGGVGKTQLAIEYAYRFSSSYDIVWWVSADQSVLLRSSLAALAPRLGLSVAPGRVEDALAAVLDALRRGEPYKRWLLIFDNADQPEAIRDLIPNGPGHVLVTSRNHRWKGVTETIEVDVFSRAESLDFLRKRVPDIDETAATQLADELGDLPIALEQAAALQVESGMSVGDYLDLLHDAGSRLLGENKPTDYPVPVAAAWSLSMAQVRKHMPLAMDLLRRCAYFGPEPIPRDLLTRGRYVLTSPFGEALRDPLTVSRGMRELGRYALARMDNSRGTIQVHRLIQRLVRDELTPDEANEMQHDVHLLLASVDPLDPDEPNTWSSYAELIVHVGPSDAARCTHPDVRRLIRHLARYLYNVGDYTNCMREIDFALKQWETDSGEDDADVLRLRNQKADVLWALGQYPEAYEIRKLNVEHEATVLGENHEETLQDLNGRGADLRARGEFAQALILDQDSLDRHRQVFGRDHTATFNAANNLAVDFALNGRYKEALRLDEQTYEERRDFYGRDDVPIVAFTLNSIARDYRQAGHHSEALERARVANNAFEDLVRQRILYPDHAWVLLQTRNYSIALRTVGEVHAALQLARTVYADYQRSRSSGPRHPDTLAAAVTLGNALRSAEQYQEAEELIEETVERYRAVLGDHPYTHACAVNLAIVRRYLGVQSSQPGLVDNARGLLEEAQAALTRLLGDQHHYTLTAANALATTCSASADIDRAYQLDAEVLPKFRDLLGDEHPHTLAAATNLAVDLRVLDRIGEADELLTATLEIYRRTLGSDHPETLAAETGTERIAVDFDPTPI from the coding sequence ATGACGACGATCGCCGAGCGGGGTACCGGCGGGGGCGTGCCGGCCATCTGGGGCAACGTCCCGCAGCGCAACCGAAACTTCACCGGGCGAGAGACACTGTTGGAACGACTTCGGGATCAGATGAGCGGCGATCAGGACGTGACGGCCGTTCTGCAACAAGCGCTCCAAGGACTCGGTGGCGTCGGGAAAACACAACTGGCCATCGAATACGCGTACCGCTTCAGCTCGTCCTACGACATCGTATGGTGGGTCTCAGCCGACCAGTCTGTCCTCCTCCGGTCCTCCTTGGCTGCACTCGCGCCACGCCTCGGACTATCAGTCGCTCCCGGGCGGGTTGAGGACGCCCTGGCTGCGGTGCTCGATGCGCTGCGCCGCGGGGAACCTTACAAGCGTTGGCTGTTGATCTTCGATAACGCTGATCAGCCGGAAGCAATCCGCGACCTAATTCCCAACGGACCCGGCCATGTACTCGTGACATCGCGAAACCACCGGTGGAAAGGCGTCACCGAAACTATCGAGGTGGATGTATTCAGTCGAGCGGAAAGTCTTGACTTCCTCCGCAAGCGTGTTCCGGATATCGATGAGACAGCGGCTACCCAACTCGCCGACGAACTCGGCGACCTCCCGATCGCGCTCGAACAAGCTGCCGCCCTTCAGGTCGAGTCCGGGATGTCGGTCGGCGATTATCTCGACTTGCTGCACGACGCCGGTAGCCGTCTCCTCGGAGAGAACAAGCCGACGGATTACCCGGTACCGGTCGCCGCTGCCTGGAGCCTGTCGATGGCCCAGGTCCGGAAGCACATGCCGCTCGCGATGGACCTGCTGCGCCGGTGCGCCTACTTCGGACCGGAGCCGATCCCGCGCGACCTGCTCACCCGCGGCCGATACGTACTCACATCGCCGTTCGGTGAGGCCCTCCGCGACCCGCTCACGGTCAGCCGCGGCATGCGGGAGCTGGGGCGGTATGCGTTGGCTCGGATGGACAACAGCCGCGGCACCATCCAGGTGCACCGACTGATCCAGCGCCTGGTCCGGGACGAATTGACGCCGGACGAGGCGAACGAAATGCAGCACGACGTCCACCTTCTCTTGGCATCGGTGGACCCGCTGGACCCGGACGAGCCGAACACCTGGTCCAGCTATGCCGAGCTGATCGTGCACGTCGGACCGTCCGACGCGGCGCGCTGCACCCACCCCGACGTCCGCCGTCTAATCCGCCACCTGGCGCGATACTTGTACAACGTCGGTGACTACACGAACTGCATGCGCGAGATCGATTTCGCGCTCAAGCAGTGGGAAACCGACTCCGGCGAGGACGATGCCGACGTGCTCCGGCTCCGCAACCAGAAGGCTGACGTGCTTTGGGCACTGGGCCAGTACCCGGAGGCGTACGAGATTCGCAAATTGAACGTCGAACACGAGGCGACCGTTCTGGGCGAAAATCACGAGGAGACGCTGCAAGACCTTAATGGCCGAGGTGCGGATCTCCGGGCGCGCGGCGAGTTCGCCCAGGCGCTCATCCTGGATCAGGACTCGCTGGACCGACACCGGCAGGTTTTCGGCCGGGATCACACCGCCACATTCAACGCAGCCAACAACCTTGCGGTCGACTTCGCGCTGAACGGTCGTTACAAGGAAGCTTTGAGGCTAGACGAGCAGACGTACGAGGAGCGCCGCGACTTCTACGGCCGTGACGACGTTCCGATCGTCGCATTCACCCTCAACTCGATCGCGCGGGACTACCGGCAGGCCGGACACCACTCCGAAGCGCTGGAACGTGCCCGAGTCGCGAACAACGCATTCGAGGACCTGGTTCGCCAACGCATCTTGTACCCCGACCACGCTTGGGTTCTGCTACAAACCCGCAACTACTCGATCGCCCTCCGGACAGTCGGCGAGGTCCACGCCGCCCTGCAGCTCGCACGCACGGTCTACGCGGACTACCAGCGCAGTCGCAGTTCCGGGCCTCGCCATCCGGACACGTTGGCGGCGGCTGTCACGTTGGGCAACGCGCTACGGTCGGCGGAGCAGTACCAGGAAGCCGAGGAGCTGATCGAGGAGACAGTCGAGCGCTACCGTGCGGTCTTGGGAGACCACCCCTACACGCACGCCTGCGCGGTGAACCTGGCAATCGTGCGCCGTTATCTTGGCGTCCAGTCATCCCAACCTGGACTGGTCGACAATGCTCGCGGTCTCCTCGAGGAAGCCCAGGCGGCCCTCACCAGGTTGCTCGGCGACCAGCACCATTACACGCTGACCGCGGCCAACGCGCTGGCCACCACTTGTTCTGCGAGTGCCGACATAGACCGCGCCTACCAACTAGACGCCGAGGTGCTACCGAAGTTCCGGGACCTGCTCGGCGACGAGCATCCGCACACCCTGGCCGCAGCAACTAACCTGGCCGTGGATCTCCGCGTCCTTGACCGAATCGGGGAGGCGGACGAGCTACTGACGGCGACGCTCGAGATCTACCGGCGCACGCTGGGGAGCGATCATCCGGAAACGCTCGCCGCGGAGACCGGAACGGAGCGGATCGCGGTCGATTTCGATCCCACCCCGATCTGA
- a CDS encoding HEXXH motif domain-containing protein, which yields MHAVSVSPEDLHHLGAGIARIDGALAVGQLSRRLLAIHALLGEVERRAPRLFSEAGTEHARSVLTAVQRRAPKVAEALIRQPQTGGWLLHCLRAVPEKDDADASSFSDDIGYFGAIAAAAAFQAGEAFDVRVRSRADGTVMLPTLGLLLTDAPSAWGSASWAPGDHALAVRVAGSALQVPVNTPGSGFEQWWPLRRLRSQAGGRVIELELDDIDPFRDRQGLGAIGRLTDEQVTRWQAALDAGWELLVRHHGERAAAVSIGVTSLTPIAGADNAAELSATPRESIGAIALTEPATGRSLAEALVHEHQHSVLWALLDLIPVVDEDASQRFYAPWRSDPRPARGLLHGIYAYLGLIDLWQEQRTTDTGPLGQLAQFEFALWRRCVDGAVADLLTSERLSRAGTVFLEGIRSRLGTLLAERVPGPFQEWADRAAEDLRILWRVRNLRANPSAIADLCADWREGRQAGRAVPVEIVPVTQRFAQSPRVRLTRIRLGDPERFAALRGDVASIPGVTPADVLLVLDEPEAALQAYRGADLRMPEAWAGLSVAVLASAHPAGIGLQTAPEIVHAVHECVERCSGSAPDPVTLAAWIGGSQIGVGSKSTAIRSVPVSAASVSG from the coding sequence ATGCACGCCGTAAGCGTCTCCCCCGAGGACCTTCACCACCTGGGCGCGGGTATAGCCCGGATCGACGGCGCATTGGCCGTCGGTCAATTGAGCCGCCGTCTGCTCGCTATCCACGCACTGCTCGGGGAAGTGGAGAGGCGCGCTCCGCGGCTCTTCTCGGAGGCAGGCACCGAGCATGCCCGCTCCGTGCTCACCGCGGTTCAGCGCCGAGCGCCGAAAGTGGCGGAGGCGTTGATCCGTCAGCCGCAGACCGGCGGCTGGCTCCTCCATTGCCTGCGCGCTGTGCCGGAGAAGGACGACGCGGACGCGTCGTCGTTCTCCGACGACATCGGATACTTCGGTGCGATTGCCGCCGCAGCGGCGTTTCAGGCGGGTGAGGCCTTCGACGTGCGTGTCAGATCCCGAGCCGATGGCACGGTCATGCTGCCGACGCTCGGTCTACTGCTGACCGACGCCCCGTCGGCATGGGGCAGCGCGTCGTGGGCTCCCGGAGACCATGCCCTCGCCGTACGGGTCGCCGGAAGCGCGCTGCAGGTTCCGGTGAACACACCAGGGTCGGGATTCGAGCAGTGGTGGCCGCTGCGTCGGCTGCGTAGCCAGGCCGGCGGGCGGGTGATCGAACTGGAGCTCGACGACATCGACCCGTTCCGGGACCGGCAGGGCCTCGGCGCTATCGGACGACTCACTGACGAGCAGGTGACACGCTGGCAGGCTGCTCTCGACGCTGGCTGGGAGCTGCTCGTCCGCCATCACGGCGAGCGTGCCGCGGCGGTCAGCATCGGCGTGACGAGCCTGACACCGATCGCGGGGGCGGACAACGCAGCAGAACTTAGTGCGACGCCCCGAGAGAGCATCGGCGCGATAGCGCTTACCGAACCTGCCACCGGACGGAGCCTGGCCGAAGCCCTGGTGCACGAACATCAGCACTCCGTGCTGTGGGCGCTGCTCGACCTGATTCCTGTGGTGGACGAGGACGCCAGCCAGCGCTTCTACGCCCCGTGGAGGTCGGATCCCCGGCCGGCTCGTGGCCTGCTACACGGGATCTACGCATACCTCGGTTTGATCGATCTGTGGCAGGAGCAGCGCACAACCGACACCGGGCCGCTGGGCCAACTGGCCCAGTTTGAGTTCGCGCTGTGGCGCCGTTGCGTGGACGGAGCTGTCGCCGACCTGTTGACTTCGGAGCGGCTGTCTCGGGCAGGGACGGTTTTCCTGGAAGGCATCCGCTCCCGCCTCGGGACGCTGCTCGCTGAGCGAGTGCCGGGGCCGTTTCAGGAGTGGGCTGACCGCGCGGCGGAGGACCTTCGCATCCTGTGGCGGGTACGCAACCTTCGCGCGAATCCGTCCGCGATCGCGGATCTCTGCGCTGACTGGCGGGAGGGTCGACAGGCGGGCCGAGCCGTTCCGGTGGAGATCGTGCCCGTTACGCAACGCTTTGCCCAGTCGCCTCGCGTTCGACTTACTCGGATCCGACTCGGGGACCCCGAACGCTTCGCGGCCCTGCGCGGCGACGTGGCGTCGATTCCAGGTGTCACTCCCGCGGACGTGCTGCTCGTGTTGGACGAGCCCGAAGCGGCATTGCAAGCGTATCGGGGGGCCGACCTTCGCATGCCCGAGGCCTGGGCGGGTCTGAGCGTCGCGGTGCTCGCCTCAGCGCATCCGGCAGGCATCGGGCTGCAGACCGCCCCCGAGATCGTCCATGCCGTACACGAGTGCGTCGAGCGGTGCTCGGGCAGCGCACCCGATCCCGTGACGCTGGCGGCATGGATCGGTGGGAGTCAGATCGGGGTGGGATCGAAATCGACCGCGATCCGCTCCGTTCCGGTCTCCGCGGCGAGCGTTTCCGGATGA
- a CDS encoding FxsB family cyclophane-forming radical SAM/SPASM peptide maturase: MTSQDSTRSGAEVAVVPLPGSVKADSFELPFRQFILKVHARCNLSCTYCYVYHMADQTWRDRPFRMSSETVQQTACRISEHVDQYELQFVRVVLHGGEPLLAGADFLAELAATIRAAVNPKCNIDFSLQTNGILLTPANLDVILRHNIGVGVSLDGIPADHDRRRIYLDGRGSYQEVAKGLRVLASPPYRRLYRGILTTIDLDADPVETYRHLVDFAPPLVDLLLPHGNWSCPPPRRTPDEATPYADWLVAVFDQWYHAASPRPRIRIFEEIIHLLLGGASRAESVGLTPSTLIVVETDGSLEQVDALKSAYDGAAATGLHVSRNPFGDALRHPAIASRQLGVAGLSKECQKCPIVRICGGGYYPHRYRSGSGFNNPSVYCPDLKTLIAHISRQMTADLAPLLSR; the protein is encoded by the coding sequence ATGACGTCGCAGGACTCGACCAGAAGCGGTGCCGAGGTGGCGGTCGTCCCACTCCCGGGATCTGTCAAAGCAGACTCATTTGAGCTGCCATTCCGGCAGTTCATTCTCAAGGTACATGCGCGCTGTAACCTGTCTTGCACTTATTGTTACGTTTACCACATGGCTGATCAAACCTGGCGAGATCGGCCATTCCGTATGTCGTCGGAAACGGTGCAGCAGACTGCCTGCCGAATAAGCGAGCACGTTGACCAGTACGAGCTCCAGTTTGTTCGGGTTGTCCTGCATGGTGGCGAGCCCTTGCTGGCTGGCGCCGATTTCCTGGCTGAACTGGCGGCGACAATTCGGGCAGCAGTGAATCCCAAGTGCAATATTGACTTTTCGCTGCAAACGAACGGCATCCTGCTTACACCGGCGAATCTCGACGTGATCCTTCGGCACAACATCGGGGTCGGCGTTTCGCTCGACGGGATTCCTGCGGATCATGACCGACGGCGGATCTATCTCGACGGCCGGGGAAGTTACCAGGAGGTCGCGAAAGGACTCCGCGTCCTCGCTTCTCCACCGTACCGTCGCCTCTATCGCGGGATCTTGACCACCATCGACCTGGATGCCGATCCGGTGGAGACCTACCGGCATCTCGTGGATTTCGCGCCGCCTCTGGTTGACCTCCTGCTGCCGCACGGCAACTGGAGTTGCCCACCTCCCCGCCGCACGCCGGACGAGGCCACCCCCTATGCGGACTGGCTGGTCGCGGTGTTCGACCAGTGGTATCACGCGGCGAGTCCGCGGCCGCGCATACGCATCTTCGAGGAGATCATCCATCTGCTGTTGGGTGGTGCGAGTCGGGCGGAGTCGGTCGGCTTGACCCCGTCCACGCTGATCGTCGTGGAGACCGATGGGTCCCTCGAACAGGTGGACGCGCTGAAGTCCGCGTACGACGGAGCTGCGGCAACAGGGCTGCATGTCTCCCGCAACCCGTTCGGTGACGCGCTCCGCCATCCGGCTATTGCGAGTAGGCAGCTTGGAGTGGCCGGTTTGTCGAAAGAGTGCCAAAAATGCCCGATCGTACGCATCTGTGGGGGTGGATATTATCCGCATCGGTATCGCAGCGGCTCCGGCTTTAACAATCCATCTGTATATTGTCCGGATTTGAAAACCCTGATAGCCCACATCTCGCGCCAAATGACCGCAGACCTGGCGCCACTCCTGAGTAGGTAG